The following are encoded in a window of Deinococcus carri genomic DNA:
- a CDS encoding leucyl aminopeptidase family protein, protein MQLVNGQERADLTLKFLAPEQADVPAQVTRNLRPGQVRLLSRGAEGDVAVALPPADAAQARDVGAALVGLATDLGAQSVRVEETAHADALALAALATGDRDARYRAEARPGPAHLAVEGLPEADRARVDALAAGVRFARELVNAPANLLNPATLAREARSLEPLGADVDVWDGTEIEARGMGLLAAVAAGSATGPRLIRVTLPARGEATRIIALVGKGVTFDTGGYSIKPAAGMTTMKGDMGGAAAVLGAMHALAAARDRLPEGVEVRAYVPAAENMVGPHAMRPGDIYRAANGKTVEVVNTDAEGRLILADALAVACDEGATEVVDVATLTGAKVVALGNDVAALYSTDADLTTRLKASAEDTGEFVWELPLHAPYLKAFQRETLADLRNADMVPAGGSIKAALFLREFVTRPWAHLDIAGNAMKEGQATGWGVGTLVGYVLGS, encoded by the coding sequence ATGCAACTCGTGAATGGGCAGGAGAGAGCGGACCTCACGCTGAAGTTTCTCGCGCCGGAGCAGGCGGACGTGCCCGCGCAGGTCACGCGGAACCTGCGGCCGGGGCAGGTGCGCCTGCTCTCGCGGGGCGCGGAGGGGGACGTGGCCGTGGCCCTGCCGCCAGCAGACGCGGCCCAGGCCCGCGACGTCGGCGCGGCGCTCGTGGGGCTGGCAACCGACCTGGGCGCGCAAAGCGTGCGGGTGGAGGAGACGGCCCACGCCGACGCCCTGGCCCTCGCCGCGCTGGCGACGGGCGACCGGGACGCGCGTTACCGGGCGGAGGCGCGGCCCGGCCCGGCCCACCTGGCGGTGGAGGGCCTGCCAGAGGCCGACCGTGCCCGCGTGGACGCCCTCGCAGCGGGGGTGCGCTTTGCCCGCGAGCTGGTGAACGCCCCGGCCAACCTCCTCAACCCGGCCACCCTGGCCCGCGAGGCCCGCAGCCTTGAGCCTCTGGGGGCCGACGTGGACGTGTGGGACGGCACCGAGATCGAGGCGCGCGGCATGGGCCTGCTGGCGGCGGTGGCGGCGGGCAGCGCCACCGGCCCGCGCCTGATTCGTGTGACCCTTCCGGCACGGGGGGAGGCCACCCGCATTATCGCCCTGGTGGGCAAGGGCGTCACCTTCGATACGGGCGGCTACTCCATCAAGCCCGCCGCGGGCATGACCACCATGAAGGGCGACATGGGCGGCGCGGCGGCGGTTCTGGGGGCGATGCATGCCCTGGCCGCCGCGCGTGACCGGCTCCCCGAGGGGGTGGAGGTCCGCGCCTACGTGCCCGCCGCCGAGAACATGGTCGGCCCCCACGCCATGCGGCCCGGCGACATCTACCGCGCCGCCAACGGCAAGACCGTGGAGGTCGTGAACACCGACGCCGAGGGCCGCCTGATTCTGGCCGACGCCCTGGCCGTCGCCTGCGACGAGGGCGCGACCGAGGTGGTGGACGTGGCGACCCTGACCGGCGCGAAGGTCGTCGCCCTGGGCAACGACGTGGCCGCCCTCTACAGCACCGACGCTGACCTGACCACACGCCTCAAGGCCAGCGCCGAGGACACCGGCGAGTTCGTGTGGGAGCTGCCCCTCCACGCGCCTTACCTGAAAGCCTTTCAGAGGGAAACCCTGGCCGACCTGCGCAACGCCGACATGGTGCCTGCGGGCGGCAGCATCAAGGCCGCCCTCTTCCTGCGTGAATTCGTCACTAGGCCCTGGGCACACCTGGACATCGCCGGGAACGCGATGAAGGAAGGCCAGGCCACCGGCTGGGGAGTGGGGACACTGGTGGGGTACGTGCTGGGAAGTTGA
- the rsr gene encoding RNA-binding protein Rsr, protein MKNLLNSVSPKNRKQTERLDGRQVRNNAGGFVYALPDEGRLTRFLVLGTDGGTFYAGARAHTVQATDFVREFVQRDAATALRVTLDVVRGNRAPKADPALLVLALIAKTAPNAADRQAAWNALPEVARTGTMLLHFLAFADALGGWGRLTRRGVARVYEDAPLERLALWAVKYKARDGWSQRDALRLAHPRATDASRNAVLKFMVSGVLEGATDPALRVIEGHLLALQAGTDAEAARLMREYGLPIEAVPTHLRGAEVYRAAMATNGLTWLLRNLGNLGRVGVLGVNDREVTRAVIGRITDPVALKRGRIHPLDALKARLVYAQGRGVRGGGQWLPVPKVVDALEDAFHLAFGNVQPAGTRHLLALDVSGSMTCGEVAGTPGLTPNMAAAAMSMVALRTEPEALTMGFASEFRKLGITPKDTLEAAMHKAQAASFGATDCALPMLWAAANGVEVDTFVVYTDNETWAGKVHPSVALDRYRQQTGIPARLIVVGLTATGFSIADPARPDMLDVVGFDSAAPGVMTAFARGEV, encoded by the coding sequence ATGAAGAACCTTCTGAATAGCGTCTCCCCCAAGAACCGCAAGCAGACCGAGCGCCTGGACGGGCGGCAGGTCAGGAACAACGCGGGCGGATTCGTGTACGCCCTCCCCGACGAGGGCCGCCTGACCCGCTTCCTGGTGCTGGGCACGGACGGCGGCACCTTTTACGCGGGCGCGCGGGCACACACGGTGCAGGCCACCGACTTCGTGCGCGAGTTCGTGCAGCGGGACGCGGCCACGGCGCTGCGGGTGACGCTGGACGTGGTGCGCGGCAACCGCGCGCCCAAGGCCGACCCCGCGCTGCTGGTGCTGGCGCTGATTGCCAAGACCGCGCCCAACGCGGCCGACCGCCAGGCCGCCTGGAACGCGCTGCCCGAGGTGGCGCGCACCGGCACGATGCTGCTGCACTTCCTGGCCTTCGCGGACGCGCTGGGCGGCTGGGGCCGCCTGACCCGCCGCGGCGTGGCCCGCGTGTACGAGGACGCGCCCCTGGAGCGCCTGGCCCTCTGGGCCGTGAAGTACAAGGCCCGCGACGGCTGGAGCCAGCGTGACGCCCTGCGCCTGGCGCACCCCAGGGCCACCGACGCCAGCCGCAACGCGGTGCTGAAGTTCATGGTCAGCGGCGTGCTGGAGGGCGCGACCGACCCCGCCCTGCGCGTCATCGAGGGCCACCTGCTCGCCCTGCAGGCGGGGACGGACGCGGAAGCCGCGCGGCTGATGCGCGAGTACGGCCTGCCCATCGAGGCGGTGCCCACCCACCTGCGCGGCGCTGAGGTCTACCGCGCGGCGATGGCGACGAACGGCCTGACCTGGCTGCTGCGCAACCTGGGCAACCTGGGGCGCGTGGGCGTGCTGGGCGTGAACGACCGCGAGGTGACGCGAGCTGTGATTGGCCGCATCACCGACCCCGTCGCCCTGAAGCGTGGCCGCATCCACCCCCTCGACGCGCTCAAGGCCCGCCTGGTGTACGCCCAGGGCCGCGGCGTGAGGGGCGGGGGCCAGTGGCTCCCCGTGCCGAAGGTGGTGGACGCGCTGGAAGACGCCTTCCACCTGGCTTTCGGGAACGTGCAACCCGCCGGAACGCGGCACCTGCTGGCGCTGGACGTCTCGGGCAGCATGACCTGCGGCGAGGTTGCCGGCACCCCTGGCCTGACGCCCAACATGGCCGCCGCCGCCATGAGCATGGTCGCCCTGCGCACCGAGCCGGAGGCGCTGACGATGGGCTTCGCGAGCGAGTTCCGCAAGCTGGGCATCACGCCCAAGGACACCCTGGAGGCGGCGATGCACAAGGCCCAGGCCGCCAGCTTCGGCGCGACCGACTGCGCCCTGCCGATGCTGTGGGCCGCCGCGAACGGGGTCGAGGTAGACACCTTCGTGGTGTACACCGACAACGAGACCTGGGCGGGGAAGGTCCACCCCAGCGTCGCCCTCGACCGCTACCGCCAGCAGACGGGCATCCCCGCCCGCCTGATCGTGGTGGGCCTGACCGCGACCGGCTTCAGCATCGCGGACCCCGCCCGGCCCGACATGCTCGACGTGGTGGGCTTCGACAGCGCCGCACCGGGAGTGATGACGGCCTTCGCACGGGGGGAGGTGTAG
- a CDS encoding sulfite oxidase-like oxidoreductase, whose product MLGRFFKKPEDDMGGRVPPGQTLTSRFPVLTYGPTQHYAPQDVVVRVFGLAEEKTFTWADLLALPQTTLTYDIHCVTHWSKLDTSWTGVRVVDLMEHLKLDPAARYVMQHSVGGYTTNLSLEDFTRPENLLAHTFGGEPLAPEHGGPLRLVVPHLYFWKSAKWLTGLEFMAGDKPGFWERNGYHMRGDPFKEERYDDD is encoded by the coding sequence ATGCTAGGAAGGTTCTTCAAGAAGCCCGAGGATGACATGGGGGGGCGGGTTCCCCCCGGTCAGACGCTCACGAGCCGCTTTCCCGTCCTGACCTACGGCCCCACGCAGCACTACGCGCCGCAGGACGTGGTGGTGCGCGTGTTCGGCCTGGCCGAGGAGAAGACCTTCACCTGGGCCGACCTGCTGGCGCTGCCGCAGACCACCCTGACCTACGACATCCACTGCGTGACCCACTGGAGCAAGCTGGACACCAGCTGGACCGGCGTGCGCGTCGTGGACCTGATGGAACACCTGAAGCTGGACCCCGCGGCCCGCTACGTGATGCAGCACAGCGTGGGGGGGTACACCACCAACCTCTCGCTGGAGGACTTCACCCGCCCGGAGAACCTGCTGGCCCACACCTTCGGCGGTGAGCCGCTCGCGCCCGAGCACGGCGGACCGCTGCGGCTGGTCGTGCCGCACCTCTACTTCTGGAAGAGTGCCAAGTGGCTGACCGGGCTGGAGTTCATGGCGGGGGACAAGCCTGGCTTCTGGGAACGCAACGGCTACCATATGCGCGGCGACCCCTTCAAGGAGGAACGCTACGACGATGACTGA
- a CDS encoding MarR family winged helix-turn-helix transcriptional regulator produces the protein MTFKTSLPPPQAQATREQAGRFLASMWRFQRRLKQELDPLLAARHGLDSRKFFILRGIQGGDQYPKVLAEQLQMPATLLSRYLDQLVKQGLIERHIDEQDSRRTRLTLTAAGEHAVADTLDTVHALAGARLARLDPGALPALLDALELLTQEEPA, from the coding sequence GTGACGTTCAAGACCTCTCTTCCTCCACCCCAGGCGCAGGCCACGCGGGAACAGGCGGGGCGCTTCCTGGCGAGCATGTGGCGGTTTCAGCGCCGGCTCAAACAGGAACTCGACCCCCTGCTGGCCGCCCGGCACGGCCTCGACTCGCGCAAGTTCTTCATCCTGCGCGGGATTCAGGGGGGCGACCAGTACCCCAAGGTGCTGGCCGAACAGCTCCAGATGCCCGCCACGCTGCTCAGCCGCTACCTCGACCAGCTGGTCAAGCAGGGCCTGATCGAGCGGCATATCGACGAGCAGGACTCGCGCCGCACCCGGCTGACCCTGACGGCGGCGGGCGAACACGCCGTGGCCGACACCCTCGACACCGTCCACGCCCTCGCCGGGGCGCGGCTGGCCCGGCTGGACCCCGGTGCCCTGCCCGCCCTGCTCGACGCCCTCGAACTCCTGACCCAAGAGGAACCCGCATGA
- a CDS encoding glycine--tRNA ligase, whose amino-acid sequence MPANSMEELVSLCKRRGFIFQGSEIYGGLQGFYDYGPLGVELKNNIKASWWRTNVYERDDMEGLDASIIMHRLVLRHSGHEATFSDPMVDNKKNNKRYRLDHLVKDQKAEVVAKVAAEMGESVENFPAVVAALVARPAQASAALMAAGVRDPFSGEVGDWTEPKPFNMMFRTTIGPTADEDSYGYLRPETAQGIFTNFKNVVDSTSRRLPFGIAQIGKAFRNEITPRNFIFRVRELEQMEIEFFCAPGTDEEWHEKWLEARLAWWEAQGVPRSKIQILDVPKEDLAHYSKRTYDLMYDYPTLGYEEIEGIANRTDFDLGSHTKAQAELGLQARVEENQDSIAKLTIPHPETQKPVVPFVIEPSAGVDRAMLAVLSEAFTKETLENGSERIVLKLRPHLAPIKVAVIPLARNREEITSVARAIKADLQKLGLGRVLYEDSGNIGKAYRRHDEVGTPYCVTVDFDTVGKGEDPNLTDTVTVRDRDTLAQERVKISELAGWIQARLR is encoded by the coding sequence GTGCCCGCGAACTCGATGGAAGAACTCGTCAGCCTGTGCAAGCGCCGGGGCTTTATTTTCCAGGGGTCGGAGATTTACGGCGGCCTGCAAGGCTTCTACGATTACGGCCCCCTGGGCGTGGAGCTGAAGAACAATATCAAAGCGTCGTGGTGGCGCACCAACGTCTACGAGCGCGACGACATGGAGGGCCTGGACGCCTCCATCATCATGCACCGGCTGGTGCTGCGCCACTCCGGGCACGAGGCCACCTTCAGCGACCCGATGGTGGACAACAAGAAGAACAACAAGCGCTACCGCCTCGACCACCTCGTCAAGGACCAGAAGGCGGAGGTGGTGGCGAAGGTGGCTGCCGAGATGGGCGAGAGCGTCGAGAACTTCCCCGCCGTCGTGGCGGCGCTGGTGGCGAGGCCGGCGCAGGCCAGCGCGGCGCTGATGGCGGCGGGCGTGCGCGACCCCTTCAGCGGCGAGGTGGGCGACTGGACCGAGCCGAAGCCCTTCAACATGATGTTTAGGACGACCATCGGCCCCACCGCCGACGAGGACTCCTACGGCTACCTGCGCCCCGAAACCGCGCAGGGCATCTTCACCAACTTCAAGAACGTGGTGGACTCCACCTCGCGCCGCCTGCCCTTCGGCATCGCGCAGATCGGCAAGGCCTTCCGCAACGAGATCACGCCGCGCAACTTCATCTTCCGCGTGCGCGAGCTGGAGCAGATGGAAATCGAGTTCTTCTGCGCCCCCGGCACCGACGAGGAGTGGCACGAGAAGTGGCTGGAGGCCCGCCTCGCCTGGTGGGAGGCGCAGGGGGTACCGCGCTCGAAGATTCAGATTCTGGACGTGCCGAAAGAGGACCTCGCGCACTACTCCAAGCGCACCTACGACCTGATGTACGACTACCCCACCCTGGGCTACGAGGAAATCGAGGGCATCGCCAACCGCACCGACTTCGACCTGGGCAGCCACACGAAAGCGCAGGCCGAGCTGGGCCTCCAGGCGCGTGTGGAGGAGAACCAAGACTCCATCGCCAAGCTGACCATCCCGCACCCCGAGACACAGAAGCCCGTCGTGCCCTTCGTGATTGAACCCTCGGCGGGCGTGGACCGGGCGATGCTGGCGGTGCTGTCGGAAGCCTTTACCAAGGAGACGCTGGAGAACGGCTCCGAGCGCATCGTGCTGAAGCTGCGGCCGCACCTCGCGCCGATCAAGGTGGCGGTGATTCCGCTGGCCCGCAACCGCGAGGAAATTACCAGCGTGGCCCGCGCCATCAAGGCCGACCTCCAGAAACTGGGCCTGGGCCGCGTGCTGTACGAGGACAGCGGCAACATCGGCAAGGCCTACCGCCGCCACGACGAGGTGGGCACGCCCTACTGCGTGACGGTGGACTTCGACACCGTGGGCAAGGGCGAGGACCCGAATCTCACCGACACCGTGACGGTGCGTGACCGCGACACGCTCGCCCAGGAGCGCGTGAAGATCAGCGAGCTGGCGGGGTGGATTCAGGCGCGGCTGAGGTAA
- a CDS encoding Asp23/Gls24 family envelope stress response protein: MTGSIVISEAALASLIGLTAHEIPGVVGMAPANLKEGLSRVLGRANAREGVVVGREDGSYTADLYVVVAYGVSIPTVARNIKDRVEHIVKTQAGIELKATRVHAVGVQRA, from the coding sequence GTGACTGGCTCCATCGTGATTTCCGAGGCGGCGCTCGCCTCGCTGATAGGCCTGACCGCGCACGAGATTCCCGGCGTGGTCGGCATGGCCCCCGCCAACCTGAAAGAAGGCCTCTCGCGCGTGCTGGGGCGCGCCAATGCCCGCGAAGGCGTGGTCGTGGGCCGCGAGGACGGCAGTTACACCGCCGACCTGTACGTGGTGGTCGCCTACGGCGTGAGCATCCCGACCGTGGCCCGCAACATCAAGGACCGGGTGGAGCACATCGTGAAGACGCAGGCGGGCATCGAACTGAAGGCCACGCGCGTGCATGCCGTGGGGGTGCAGCGTGCCTGA
- a CDS encoding mismatch-specific DNA-glycosylase: protein MTEGELSALGSQPAAGEGYLVPDVLQEGLTLVLVGTAPSRISARAKAYYANPENKFWRVLAQTGLTPRQLAPREYPSLPQYGIGLTDVAKRHSGVDAALPGEAWAPQELREKLRQYRPAIVAFTSKRGASETLGVPTGKLPYGPQPLPLEGAEVWVLPSTSPLGHNHFRLEPWQALADRVRELRADREPDGNPDPAERVP from the coding sequence ATGACTGAGGGGGAGCTTTCAGCCCTCGGCTCTCAGCCCGCGGCGGGGGAGGGCTACCTCGTCCCCGACGTGCTGCAAGAGGGGCTGACGCTGGTGCTGGTCGGCACGGCCCCCAGCCGCATCAGCGCCCGCGCGAAGGCGTACTATGCCAACCCCGAGAACAAGTTCTGGCGGGTGCTGGCGCAGACGGGCCTCACGCCCCGGCAGCTCGCCCCGCGCGAGTACCCCAGCCTGCCGCAGTACGGCATCGGCCTGACCGACGTCGCCAAGCGGCACAGCGGCGTGGACGCGGCCCTGCCGGGGGAAGCCTGGGCACCGCAGGAACTGCGGGAAAAACTCCGGCAGTACCGCCCGGCCATCGTCGCCTTTACCAGCAAGCGCGGCGCGTCCGAGACGCTGGGAGTGCCGACGGGGAAGCTGCCGTACGGCCCGCAGCCTTTGCCGCTGGAGGGTGCCGAAGTCTGGGTGCTGCCCTCTACCAGTCCGCTGGGGCACAACCATTTCCGGCTGGAGCCGTGGCAGGCGCTGGCCGACCGGGTGCGCGAGCTGCGCGCGGACCGTGAGCCGGATGGGAACCCGGACCCGGCAGAGCGCGTACCCTGA
- a CDS encoding MDR family MFS transporter yields the protein MTASTPSLPHSDFTDQEKRITLIGLLVVFLLAALSQTIVSTAMPLIIADLKGFNLYSWVTTAYLLASTVMVPIYGKLSDLYGRKPILVFGIVVFLLGSALSGLAGEPFLGNFLGGGMNQLIAFRAVAGFGGAALFTIAFTILADMFPPAERAKFGGLFGAIFGLASVVGPAIGGFLTDNLSWRWVFYVNLPLGLLALFLIVARMPRLTHRAGGRIDLPGAALILLTTIPLLLALTWGGVTYPWDSARILTLFAVSAVSLIAFLFVEARTKDAIIPLDLFSNRMFSLGNLASFIMGMAFLGVILFLPLYMQMVLGISPTKSGFSMLPLMGGLILSSIGVGQIVARTGKYKPWMIGGGIVLMLGVYLLTQITTQTSIADLGWRMFIVGLGLGPAQSLFTLAIQNAVPVKQLGIATSSSQFFRQIGSTIGAAVFGTLLLNNLHAELPKHLPQMPGMQMNANNFDLGALRSSGTGNGPEKKIQEAFDAQYAQIEKALNGDQASARALAANPVVPAELKALVGSGGLQAQVHQKVAAQAAQVADVLKNGESGRQALLSSAEVPDALKTQLRALPAQALATPQAAAVTAQRVQQGILAQEPAAVKQATQTTLAQLRTQLDAQAKKLAEGLINGMKEGFTASMTKMFGTSIWIILAGFLVTLFVPAIPLRGQTERMTPAAQAQPEAQMGD from the coding sequence ATGACCGCATCCACCCCCTCCCTGCCCCATTCCGACTTCACCGACCAGGAAAAGCGCATCACCCTGATCGGCCTGCTGGTGGTCTTCCTGCTCGCGGCCCTCAGCCAGACGATTGTCAGCACGGCGATGCCGCTGATCATCGCGGACCTCAAGGGCTTCAACCTCTACTCCTGGGTCACCACCGCCTACCTGCTCGCCAGCACGGTGATGGTGCCGATCTACGGCAAGCTCTCGGACCTGTACGGCCGCAAGCCGATTCTGGTGTTCGGCATCGTGGTCTTCCTGCTCGGCTCGGCCCTCAGCGGCCTGGCGGGCGAGCCGTTTCTGGGCAATTTCCTGGGCGGCGGCATGAACCAGCTGATCGCCTTCCGCGCGGTGGCGGGCTTCGGCGGCGCGGCGCTGTTCACGATTGCCTTTACCATTCTGGCCGACATGTTCCCCCCCGCCGAGCGCGCCAAGTTCGGCGGCCTGTTCGGCGCGATCTTCGGCCTGGCGAGCGTGGTCGGCCCGGCCATCGGCGGCTTCCTGACCGACAACCTGAGCTGGCGCTGGGTGTTCTACGTGAACCTGCCCCTGGGCCTGCTGGCCCTCTTTCTGATTGTCGCCCGGATGCCCCGGCTGACGCACCGCGCCGGGGGCCGGATCGACCTGCCCGGCGCAGCGCTGATTCTGCTCACCACCATTCCGCTGCTGCTGGCCCTGACCTGGGGCGGCGTGACCTACCCCTGGGACAGCGCCCGCATCCTCACGCTGTTCGCCGTGAGCGCGGTCAGCCTGATCGCCTTCCTGTTCGTGGAGGCGCGCACCAAAGACGCGATCATTCCGCTGGACCTGTTCAGCAACCGGATGTTCTCGCTGGGCAACCTGGCCTCGTTCATCATGGGCATGGCCTTTCTGGGCGTGATCCTGTTCCTGCCGCTGTACATGCAGATGGTGCTGGGCATCTCGCCCACCAAGAGCGGCTTTTCGATGCTCCCGCTGATGGGCGGCCTGATTCTGTCCAGCATCGGCGTCGGCCAGATTGTGGCGCGCACCGGCAAGTACAAGCCCTGGATGATCGGCGGCGGCATCGTGCTGATGCTGGGCGTGTACCTGCTGACCCAGATCACCACCCAGACCAGCATCGCGGACCTGGGCTGGCGGATGTTCATCGTGGGCCTGGGCCTCGGCCCGGCGCAGAGCCTCTTCACGCTCGCCATCCAGAACGCCGTGCCGGTGAAGCAACTGGGCATCGCCACCTCCAGCTCGCAGTTCTTCCGCCAGATCGGCTCCACCATCGGCGCGGCCGTGTTCGGCACGCTGCTGCTGAACAACCTGCACGCCGAACTGCCCAAGCACCTGCCCCAGATGCCCGGCATGCAGATGAACGCCAACAACTTCGACCTGGGTGCCCTGCGCTCCAGCGGCACGGGCAACGGCCCCGAGAAGAAGATTCAGGAAGCCTTCGACGCCCAGTACGCCCAGATCGAAAAGGCGCTGAACGGCGACCAGGCCTCCGCCCGCGCGCTGGCCGCCAACCCGGTCGTCCCCGCCGAACTCAAGGCACTGGTGGGCAGCGGCGGGCTTCAGGCGCAGGTGCACCAGAAGGTGGCGGCCCAGGCGGCGCAGGTCGCAGACGTGCTGAAAAACGGTGAGTCCGGCCGCCAGGCCCTGCTCAGCAGCGCCGAAGTCCCGGACGCCCTCAAGACCCAGCTCCGCGCCCTGCCCGCCCAGGCCCTCGCCACGCCGCAGGCTGCCGCCGTGACCGCCCAGCGTGTCCAGCAGGGCATCCTGGCGCAGGAACCCGCCGCCGTGAAGCAGGCGACCCAGACCACGCTGGCACAGTTGAGGACCCAGCTCGACGCGCAGGCGAAGAAGCTGGCCGAGGGGCTGATCAACGGCATGAAGGAGGGCTTCACCGCCTCCATGACGAAGATGTTCGGCACCAGCATCTGGATCATCCTCGCGGGCTTCCTGGTGACCCTGTTCGTCCCGGCCATCCCGCTGCGGGGCCAGACCGAGCGGATGACGCCTGCCGCCCAGGCGCAGCCGGAAGCCCAGATGGGCGACTGA
- a CDS encoding DAK2 domain-containing protein, which translates to MMRTATDWLGVYREQVNALNVYPVPDGDTGTNMHLTMQSVRRELDTCDENSMASVARAISYGALLGARGNSGVILSQLLKGFAECLRDKAEVDADTLAAAFRAAQKAGYGAVMKPVEGTILTVARGVADGANGPHDRDTVDSVLEAALFGGQKLLDQTPEMLPALKQAGVIDSGGQGYLYVVQGMLAALRGDELPQAPEVTSYAQEGFETEEFGYCTEFLMSEAQKPIEEIRELVSPFGDSLLVVGAEGYVKGHIHTNEPDALLATVGRYGRMLKTKVEDMAEQHTEILGMAGAAARAEEEVPPSGLVAVASGYGLVKLFRSLGARIVSGGQTANPSVQDIVDAVRSVSAEKVLILPNNKNVLMAAEKAMELMEGRAVVVPTRTLGQGIGAALAFQPDADAESLRAEMEEAAARVTTFEVTRASRTTNITTKEGVTLDIREGDVIGLKDDELVQAGGTPEDSVLHMLNRNYAGQEIITVFGGPQKTQDDLDTLAARIGGEFPMAEVEAHLGGPDLYDYLVTME; encoded by the coding sequence ATGATGCGGACGGCGACCGACTGGCTGGGCGTGTACCGCGAGCAGGTCAACGCCCTGAACGTGTATCCGGTGCCCGACGGCGACACCGGCACCAACATGCACCTCACGATGCAGTCGGTGCGGCGCGAGCTGGACACCTGCGACGAGAACAGCATGGCGTCGGTGGCGCGGGCTATCAGCTACGGCGCGCTGCTGGGGGCGCGCGGCAACAGCGGCGTGATCCTGTCGCAACTGCTCAAGGGCTTTGCCGAGTGCCTGCGCGACAAGGCCGAGGTGGACGCCGACACGCTCGCCGCCGCCTTCCGCGCGGCCCAGAAGGCGGGCTACGGCGCGGTGATGAAGCCGGTGGAGGGCACCATCCTGACCGTGGCGCGCGGCGTGGCCGACGGCGCGAACGGCCCCCACGACCGCGACACGGTGGACTCAGTGCTGGAAGCCGCCCTCTTCGGCGGGCAGAAGCTGCTGGACCAGACGCCCGAGATGCTCCCGGCGCTGAAGCAGGCGGGCGTGATCGACTCCGGCGGCCAGGGCTACCTCTACGTGGTCCAGGGGATGCTGGCGGCCCTGCGCGGCGACGAGCTGCCCCAGGCCCCCGAGGTCACGTCCTACGCGCAGGAGGGTTTCGAGACCGAGGAATTCGGCTACTGCACCGAGTTCCTGATGAGTGAGGCGCAGAAACCCATCGAGGAAATCCGTGAACTGGTCAGCCCCTTCGGGGACAGCCTGCTGGTGGTGGGCGCGGAGGGGTACGTCAAGGGCCATATCCACACCAACGAACCCGACGCGCTGCTGGCGACGGTGGGCCGCTACGGGCGGATGCTCAAGACCAAGGTCGAGGACATGGCCGAGCAGCACACCGAGATTCTGGGCATGGCGGGCGCGGCGGCGCGGGCCGAGGAGGAGGTGCCGCCCTCGGGCCTCGTCGCGGTGGCGAGTGGCTACGGCCTCGTCAAGCTCTTCCGCTCCCTCGGCGCGCGCATCGTGTCGGGCGGGCAGACCGCCAACCCCAGCGTGCAGGACATCGTGGACGCGGTGCGCTCGGTGAGTGCCGAGAAGGTCCTGATCCTCCCCAACAACAAGAACGTGCTGATGGCCGCTGAGAAGGCGATGGAACTGATGGAGGGCCGCGCGGTGGTCGTGCCTACCCGCACGCTGGGCCAGGGCATCGGCGCAGCGCTGGCCTTCCAGCCGGACGCGGACGCCGAGAGCCTGCGCGCCGAGATGGAGGAAGCCGCCGCCCGCGTGACCACCTTCGAGGTGACGCGCGCCAGCCGCACGACCAACATCACGACCAAGGAAGGTGTGACGCTCGACATCAGGGAAGGCGACGTCATCGGCCTGAAGGACGACGAGCTGGTGCAGGCAGGCGGCACGCCGGAAGACAGCGTGCTGCACATGCTCAACCGCAACTACGCCGGGCAGGAGATCATCACCGTGTTCGGCGGCCCCCAGAAGACCCAGGACGACCTGGACACCCTCGCCGCCCGCATCGGCGGGGAGTTCCCGATGGCGGAGGTCGAGGCGCACCTGGGCGGGCCGGACCTGTACGACTATCTGGTCACGATGGAGTAG